The genomic DNA ATACCACCTGAATTGATACCCGTTAACTCAGCTGGTAAAGGTGAAAAAGTTATATTGAATGGAACAAATTTTGATAGCGATGCTATTTATCTTTGGATTACTGGTGAAGGCTTACCGAAATGTGGAACGTCATTAAAGGTTAATAATTTACCCGTAAATTCTAATGACCCTCTTATTGTAGGCTTCACTGATCGAAAGAATGGGACTTGGGAATATAAATGGGATATTTCTGAAACAATTCTTGAGCCTGGCAAATATACGATATATGCATCGACAATTAATCCCGATGATCTAGTAACAGAATTTTTCAATCGTCCAAATGAATGTGGATCAATTTGTAAAACACGAGAAGAAGGTGTTTGTGCATTACTGGATTGTCCTACCTGCACCTGTTTGGCACCAATTATCAAAAAAGATTTTACAATTACTGAATTAACAACGAATATTAATTCAATTGATAAGGTTGAACCCTGTTGTTGCCCTGGTTACCCATGTGGGTTTACGTCATCTTTGGTCAATATTACATTAAGTGGTATATTTGGTGATTCACGAACTCCCATGCAGATTTGGATGTTTGGTAATAATCAAATATATGATAAGAATTATCTATTTACTGATAATTTCACGACCTTCCTGGATGCAGATGGAAGCTTCCAATTAGATATTTATGAGTATTTATTAAAGCCAAATGGGTTAGATTTATGTGATTTGGATAATGGAGAGTATTATTTACTTGTTCAACTACCCGGACAAACAAACCAGTCAAAACAAGTTTTTGATGTTACATTAGAAAATTCAACATTTTATAAAAAAATCTCCACTTTAGAGCCGAATACATTTTTAATGTCTAACCTCACAAAAGACAATCTGTATGTTGTAAAGTCAGATCCATTTTTCTGGACAAAGGCATTTCCAGTTTTAGGTCCGAATTCATATACTGGTAAACGAGCCTTTGATAAATTAACAACCCTTTTAGATGAGGCATGGGTCAGGGACCGATATGTGACAACATCATTCTTCCTAGAACCTATCCGTTGTAAACAAGATGCTTTAAGCTTCATTGCTACCCCGCAGGAAGGCTATGTTCCATTAACGGTTCAATTTACAGATCAATCAACCTTTAATGGGACCGCTTATTCTTGGGATTTTGGAGATGGTTTAACATCTACAGAGAAAAACCCTCAACACATTTATAATAAATCTGGAATTTATGATGTTACATTAACAATTGAGGGTACAGGGACAGACGGAAAGCAGAAGAATCCGTTAAGGAAATACAATTATATTATTGTACGGGACATTCCTGCAAAATATTATGATCCAGTTGCAGACTTTACCATATCCAAGGTTGCAAATGAACCATTCAGTATTCAGTTCATCGATCAGAGTTATGGTGCAACCCCGCTGACAAGTATCTGGGACTTTGGGGATAACTCAACATCTGGAGAGAAGAGTCCAAAACACCAGTATGCATCTGCTGGAACATATACTGTTAATCTGACAGTAAAGGATCAGTATGACAAAGAATCAACCAAGACTCAGGACATCCTTGTCCCATCGGTCAGTCCTCCGGTTCCTGACTTTGAATTTACTATAAACCCCAATCAGATGAAACAGGTGCAGTTTACTGACAAATCCCAAGGAGAGATCACCTCATGGAA from Methanospirillum hungatei JF-1 includes the following:
- a CDS encoding PKD domain-containing protein — protein: MIEKTFEFQERNSKLQNRWGFGIVVLMCSVLCLIIFSNIVSAEMTISGPDSVKRGNDSFTVIVNETVRPSESYYFGLIINPQTMTGDVCDRPPYIIDDFIYSKIPGQAWDAYYEPEQDKGEKFYELSPNNLSYPSNSTCWDVPWNGTHYMVELWADQYNTGDWYLTPDGIWHHDINIGLRYPDFSTSVKPGEYTFHVQKASAHRKPNLPKPVSPVRKIDFEDYKVNIVVGGFDFSFYDYSAYYSIPPELIPVNSAGKGEKVILNGTNFDSDAIYLWITGEGLPKCGTSLKVNNLPVNSNDPLIVGFTDRKNGTWEYKWDISETILEPGKYTIYASTINPDDLVTEFFNRPNECGSICKTREEGVCALLDCPTCTCLAPIIKKDFTITELTTNINSIDKVEPCCCPGYPCGFTSSLVNITLSGIFGDSRTPMQIWMFGNNQIYDKNYLFTDNFTTFLDADGSFQLDIYEYLLKPNGLDLCDLDNGEYYLLVQLPGQTNQSKQVFDVTLENSTFYKKISTLEPNTFLMSNLTKDNLYVVKSDPFFWTKAFPVLGPNSYTGKRAFDKLTTLLDEAWVRDRYVTTSFFLEPIRCKQDALSFIATPQEGYVPLTVQFTDQSTFNGTAYSWDFGDGLTSTEKNPQHIYNKSGIYDVTLTIEGTGTDGKQKNPLRKYNYIIVRDIPAKYYDPVADFTISKVANEPFSIQFIDQSYGATPLTSIWDFGDNSTSGEKSPKHQYASAGTYTVNLTVKDQYDKESTKTQDILVPSVSPPVPDFEFTINPNQMKQVQFTDKSQGEITSWKWTFGDGLGSSIQSPEHLYTTYGTFSVTLTVGNNAGSQSFTKEITLIDPKVSADFSWEDIGERTVRFLDNSKGLITEWTLEYGDGKVDQFTEAWDEVEHTYSQLGRYYAKLTVKNDYNKDSVTKQIDVLKRQ